The following are encoded together in the Lathyrus oleraceus cultivar Zhongwan6 chromosome 3, CAAS_Psat_ZW6_1.0, whole genome shotgun sequence genome:
- the LOC127128867 gene encoding uncharacterized protein LOC127128867 — protein sequence MDSSLRSSFSSFNSTSFPFALTTRNMLPSKKVSNETMQELCYLQNGGGLTENAISTFLATLPSNPTFLSAIVALFVTQSTKVFLNFCKKKRWNFRVLVASQGMPSTRSALCSALTTSVALTHGVAGPLFPVSLGFGLIVMCDTVAVKRHVGYQALVLNTLLDVVFQGHSFTEEKLEQNVGDTLPQVLTGALIGSTVAILCSLGFMLLR from the exons ATGGATTCTTCTCTTCGATCATCATTCTCCTCCTTCAACTCCACTTCTTTCCCTTTCGCGCTAACCACCAGAAACATGCTACCTTCCAAGAAGGTTTCCAATGAAACCATGCAGGAGTTATGTTACTTGCAAAACGGAGGAGGCTTAACGGAGAATGCTATCTCAACCTTTCTTGCTACATTGCCTTCCAACCCAACCTTTCTTTCTGCTATCGTTGCCTTGTTTGTCACGCAATCAACCAAAGTTTTCTTGAATTTCTGTAAGAAGAAGCGATGGAATTTCAGAGTCTTGGTTGCTTCTCAAGGAATGCCTTCTACTCGCTCCGCACTGTGTTCCGCTCTCACCACTTCTGTTGCTCTCACTCATGGCGTTGCGGGTCCCCTCTTTCCTGTTTCTTTGGGATTTGGTCTCATTGTGATGTGTGATACTGTTGCTGTTAAAAGACATGTTGGTTATCAAGCTCTG GTGCTTAATACGCTTCTGGATGTGGTGTTTCAAGGACATTCATTTACTGAAGAGAAGCTAGAGCAAAATGTTGGTGACACCCTTCCTCAAGTCTTAACTGGTGCACTGATTGGTTCTACAGTTGCCATCTTATGCTCTCTAGGTTTCATGCTGCTGCGTTAG